Proteins encoded together in one Lathyrus oleraceus cultivar Zhongwan6 chromosome 5, CAAS_Psat_ZW6_1.0, whole genome shotgun sequence window:
- the LOC127084037 gene encoding cation/H(+) antiporter 15 isoform X3 translates to MDAFLRPLGQTSLVSQILGGLVFGPSMLGHKKMVTRILFPMKGSLILNTVATFCLNFFYFICCVKMDTGTMLKTEKQAITIGISVFAFAFAIPLGLSFAFTSFVSMDKTLASALPLIAISQSFTVFISISVLLTELKILNTNVGRLALSSAMFTDVVSLPLITVIFAVMQVKTANKSIVTLLWILLSIGALLVVIFYVMRPTIIWYISRLNGKPIDEFCIVCIILCVLFTAFCSEFIGQHYSMGPIFLGLAVPEGPPLGSTLISKMETLTGGFLYPLYLAVSGLQTDIFKINFRAAWIITVIVIVAFLAKIIAVILPGYYYKVPMKDCVVIGLVLNGRGIAELSMYNLMKNGQLLTGQLFSFMVLTLILINGIIAPLVKLTYNSSAEYRSGKRISIQHTKQDSELRIMVCFNKNEDIPTMFNIIEASCASRESNVEVIAIHLVELLGRSRPLLLAHQPHDTLPVTNCDSTQLDNALKQYTQLNEGCAHVQSFTSICDFDTIHEDVCGISLDRRANILIMPFHKRWEIDGTVEVKNRGVQTINIKVLERAPCSVGILIDRAILSGSPSLLIGKSAYYVGVLFIGGADDAEALAYASRMARHECVNVSVIRFLVFGEENSKDRKYETNLVDEYRYCNNRNSRFEITEEVVKDGIEFSTSVRGMVDCFDLVMVGKSHPQSVLLHGHDQWSECPELGVIGDMLASKDFVRKASVLVVQQQRMGGRFINAMPSQIVHNVPMNEPPIPSCTISIDENGRM, encoded by the exons ATGGATGCTTTTCTCAGACCACTAGGACAAACTTCCCTTGTATCTCAGATTCTT GGAGGATTGGTATTTGGTCCATCCATGTTGGGGCACAAAAAGATGGTGACAAGAATCTTATTCCCTATGAAAGGTTCTTTAATACTTAACACAGTGGCAACTTTCTGCCTCAATTTCTTCTACTTCATATGTTGTGTAAAGATGGATACTGGAACAATGCTGAAAACAGAAAAACAAGCCATCACAATTGGTATTTCTGTATTCGCGTTCGCATTTGCAATTCCTCTTGGATTATCCTTTGCATTCACCAGTTTTGTTTCCATGGACAAAACCCTCGCGTCTGCTCTCCCGTTAATAGCCATCTCGCAAAGCTTTACTGTATTCATCAGCATATCAGTCCTTCTAACAGAGCTTAAAATCCTAAACACCAATGTCGGCCGTCTAGCATTATCATCGGCGATGTTTACTGATGTTGTTAGTCTCCCTTTGATAACAGTTATTTTTGCAGTAATGCAGGTTAAAACTGCTAATAAGAGTATAGTGACACTGCTATGGATCCTTCTATCCATAGGTGCACTCTTGGTTGTTATCTTCTATGTAATGAGGCCGACTATAATATGGTATATAAGCCGGTTAAATGGAAAGCCGATTGACGAATTTTGCATTGTCTGTATCATTCTGTGTGTTCTCTTCACTGCATTTTGCAGTGAATTCATTGGACAGCACTATTCTATGGGACCGATATTTTTAGGCTTGGCTGTTCCTGAAGGACCGCCTTTAGGATCGACTTTGATATCGAAAATGGAAACACTTACTGGTGGGTTTTTGTATCCATTATACCTTGCTGTCAGTGGATTGCAGACTGATATATTCAAAATCAACTTTCGGGCTGCTTGGATTATAACTGTCATAGTGATAGTCGCTTTTCTTGCAAAGATCATTGCTGTTATTTTGCCAGGTTATTATTACAAAGTTCCAATGAAAGATTGTGTTGTGATTGGGCTAGTTCTCAATGGCAGAGGTATAGCTGAGCTCTCCATGTACAATTTAATGAAGAACGGCCAG CTACTAACAGGACAACTGTTCTCTTTTATGGTGCTGACCCTTATATTGATAAATGGTATCATAGCACCACTGGTAAAATTGACATATAATTCTTCAGCCGAGTATCGTTCAGGAAAAAGAATTTCAATACAACATACAAAGCAAGATTCCGAGCTCCGAATCATGGTATGCTTTAACAAGAATGAAGACATCCCAACAATGTTCAACATCATAGAAGCATCGTGTGCAAGCAGAGAGAGCAATGTTGAAGTTATAGCAATTCACCTTGTAGAGCTTCTTGGAAGATCAAGGCCTCTTCTCCTTGCTCACCAACCGCATGACACGCTTCCGGTAACCAATTGTGATTCAACTCAACTCGACAATGCATTGAAGCAATATACACAGCTCAATGAAGGGTGTGCACATGTTCAATCATTCACATCAATCTGCGACTTTGACACAATCCATGAGGATGTCTGCGGAATATCCCTCGACAGAAGAGCCAACATTTTGATCATGCCATTCCACAAAAGATGGGAGATAGATGGAACGGTCGAGGTAAAGAATAGAGGAGTCCAAACAATAAACATTAAAGTCCTCGAAAGAGCCCCTTGTTCAGTCGGAATCCTCATCGACCGAGCTATCTTAAGCGGTTCTCCGTCACTTTTAATAGGTAAATCAGCATACTATGTAGGAGTACTCTTCATTGGCGGTGCAGATGATGCTGAAGCACTAGCCTATGCTAGCAGAATGGCTAGACACGAGTgtgtgaatgtatctgttattCGGTTCCTTGTTTTTGGAGAAGAGAATTCAAAAGATAGAAAATATGAAACTAATCTTGTAGATGAATATAGATATTGTAATAACAGAAATAGTAGGTTTGAGATAACCGAAGAAGTAGTGAAAGATGGAATAGAATTTTCTACGAGTGTAAGAGGAATGGTAGATTGTTTTGATTTAGTTATGGTAGGGAAGTCACATCCACAATCAGTATTGTTACATGGACATGATCAATGGAGTGAGTGTCCAGAGTTAGGTGTGATTGGTGATATGTTGGCTTCAAAGGATTTTGTGAGAAAGGCATCTGTGTTGGTTGTGCAACAACAAAGAATGGGAGGGAGATTCATTAATGCTATGCCAAGTCAGATTGTACATAACGTTCCAATGAATGAACCACCAATACCTTCTTGTACTATTTCAATAGATGAAAATGGCAGAATGTAG
- the LOC127084037 gene encoding cation/H(+) antiporter 15 isoform X4, with the protein MLGHKKMVTRILFPMKGSLILNTVATFCLNFFYFICCVKMDTGTMLKTEKQAITIGISVFAFAFAIPLGLSFAFTSFVSMDKTLASALPLIAISQSFTVFISISVLLTELKILNTNVGRLALSSAMFTDVVSLPLITVIFAVMQVKTANKSIVTLLWILLSIGALLVVIFYVMRPTIIWYISRLNGKPIDEFCIVCIILCVLFTAFCSEFIGQHYSMGPIFLGLAVPEGPPLGSTLISKMETLTGGFLYPLYLAVSGLQTDIFKINFRAAWIITVIVIVAFLAKIIAVILPGYYYKVPMKDCVVIGLVLNGRGIAELSMYNLMKNGQLLTGQLFSFMVLTLILINGIIAPLVKLTYNSSAEYRSGKRISIQHTKQDSELRIMVCFNKNEDIPTMFNIIEASCASRESNVEVIAIHLVELLGRSRPLLLAHQPHDTLPVTNCDSTQLDNALKQYTQLNEGCAHVQSFTSICDFDTIHEDVCGISLDRRANILIMPFHKRWEIDGTVEVKNRGVQTINIKVLERAPCSVGILIDRAILSGSPSLLIGKSAYYVGVLFIGGADDAEALAYASRMARHECVNVSVIRFLVFGEENSKDRKYETNLVDEYRYCNNRNSRFEITEEVVKDGIEFSTSVRGMVDCFDLVMVGKSHPQSVLLHGHDQWSECPELGVIGDMLASKDFVRKASVLVVQQQRMGGRFINAMPSQIVHNVPMNEPPIPSCTISIDENGRM; encoded by the exons ATGTTGGGGCACAAAAAGATGGTGACAAGAATCTTATTCCCTATGAAAGGTTCTTTAATACTTAACACAGTGGCAACTTTCTGCCTCAATTTCTTCTACTTCATATGTTGTGTAAAGATGGATACTGGAACAATGCTGAAAACAGAAAAACAAGCCATCACAATTGGTATTTCTGTATTCGCGTTCGCATTTGCAATTCCTCTTGGATTATCCTTTGCATTCACCAGTTTTGTTTCCATGGACAAAACCCTCGCGTCTGCTCTCCCGTTAATAGCCATCTCGCAAAGCTTTACTGTATTCATCAGCATATCAGTCCTTCTAACAGAGCTTAAAATCCTAAACACCAATGTCGGCCGTCTAGCATTATCATCGGCGATGTTTACTGATGTTGTTAGTCTCCCTTTGATAACAGTTATTTTTGCAGTAATGCAGGTTAAAACTGCTAATAAGAGTATAGTGACACTGCTATGGATCCTTCTATCCATAGGTGCACTCTTGGTTGTTATCTTCTATGTAATGAGGCCGACTATAATATGGTATATAAGCCGGTTAAATGGAAAGCCGATTGACGAATTTTGCATTGTCTGTATCATTCTGTGTGTTCTCTTCACTGCATTTTGCAGTGAATTCATTGGACAGCACTATTCTATGGGACCGATATTTTTAGGCTTGGCTGTTCCTGAAGGACCGCCTTTAGGATCGACTTTGATATCGAAAATGGAAACACTTACTGGTGGGTTTTTGTATCCATTATACCTTGCTGTCAGTGGATTGCAGACTGATATATTCAAAATCAACTTTCGGGCTGCTTGGATTATAACTGTCATAGTGATAGTCGCTTTTCTTGCAAAGATCATTGCTGTTATTTTGCCAGGTTATTATTACAAAGTTCCAATGAAAGATTGTGTTGTGATTGGGCTAGTTCTCAATGGCAGAGGTATAGCTGAGCTCTCCATGTACAATTTAATGAAGAACGGCCAG CTACTAACAGGACAACTGTTCTCTTTTATGGTGCTGACCCTTATATTGATAAATGGTATCATAGCACCACTGGTAAAATTGACATATAATTCTTCAGCCGAGTATCGTTCAGGAAAAAGAATTTCAATACAACATACAAAGCAAGATTCCGAGCTCCGAATCATGGTATGCTTTAACAAGAATGAAGACATCCCAACAATGTTCAACATCATAGAAGCATCGTGTGCAAGCAGAGAGAGCAATGTTGAAGTTATAGCAATTCACCTTGTAGAGCTTCTTGGAAGATCAAGGCCTCTTCTCCTTGCTCACCAACCGCATGACACGCTTCCGGTAACCAATTGTGATTCAACTCAACTCGACAATGCATTGAAGCAATATACACAGCTCAATGAAGGGTGTGCACATGTTCAATCATTCACATCAATCTGCGACTTTGACACAATCCATGAGGATGTCTGCGGAATATCCCTCGACAGAAGAGCCAACATTTTGATCATGCCATTCCACAAAAGATGGGAGATAGATGGAACGGTCGAGGTAAAGAATAGAGGAGTCCAAACAATAAACATTAAAGTCCTCGAAAGAGCCCCTTGTTCAGTCGGAATCCTCATCGACCGAGCTATCTTAAGCGGTTCTCCGTCACTTTTAATAGGTAAATCAGCATACTATGTAGGAGTACTCTTCATTGGCGGTGCAGATGATGCTGAAGCACTAGCCTATGCTAGCAGAATGGCTAGACACGAGTgtgtgaatgtatctgttattCGGTTCCTTGTTTTTGGAGAAGAGAATTCAAAAGATAGAAAATATGAAACTAATCTTGTAGATGAATATAGATATTGTAATAACAGAAATAGTAGGTTTGAGATAACCGAAGAAGTAGTGAAAGATGGAATAGAATTTTCTACGAGTGTAAGAGGAATGGTAGATTGTTTTGATTTAGTTATGGTAGGGAAGTCACATCCACAATCAGTATTGTTACATGGACATGATCAATGGAGTGAGTGTCCAGAGTTAGGTGTGATTGGTGATATGTTGGCTTCAAAGGATTTTGTGAGAAAGGCATCTGTGTTGGTTGTGCAACAACAAAGAATGGGAGGGAGATTCATTAATGCTATGCCAAGTCAGATTGTACATAACGTTCCAATGAATGAACCACCAATACCTTCTTGTACTATTTCAATAGATGAAAATGGCAGAATGTAG
- the LOC127084037 gene encoding cation/H(+) antiporter 15 isoform X2 yields MLGNPLASPTPLLFLQVSLITVVTQLMDAFLRPLGQTSLVSQILGGLVFGPSMLGHKKMVTRILFPMKGSLILNTVATFCLNFFYFICCVKMDTGTMLKTEKQAITIGISVFAFAFAIPLGLSFAFTSFVSMDKTLASALPLIAISQSFTVFISISVLLTELKILNTNVGRLALSSAMFTDVVSLPLITVIFAVMQVKTANKSIVTLLWILLSIGALLVVIFYVMRPTIIWYISRLNGKPIDEFCIVCIILCVLFTAFCSEFIGQHYSMGPIFLGLAVPEGPPLGSTLISKMETLTGGFLYPLYLAVSGLQTDIFKINFRAAWIITVIVIVAFLAKIIAVILPGYYYKVPMKDCVVIGLVLNGRGIAELSMYNLMKNGQLLTGQLFSFMVLTLILINGIIAPLVKLTYNSSAEYRSGKRISIQHTKQDSELRIMVCFNKNEDIPTMFNIIEASCASRESNVEVIAIHLVELLGRSRPLLLAHQPHDTLPVTNCDSTQLDNALKQYTQLNEGCAHVQSFTSICDFDTIHEDVCGISLDRRANILIMPFHKRWEIDGTVEVKNRGVQTINIKVLERAPCSVGILIDRAILSGSPSLLIGKSAYYVGVLFIGGADDAEALAYASRMARHECVNVSVIRFLVFGEENSKDRKYETNLVDEYRYCNNRNSRFEITEEVVKDGIEFSTSVRGMVDCFDLVMVGKSHPQSVLLHGHDQWSECPELGVIGDMLASKDFVRKASVLVVQQQRMGGRFINAMPSQIVHNVPMNEPPIPSCTISIDENGRM; encoded by the exons ATGTTAGGCAACCCACTTGCTTCCCCCACTCCTCTTCTCTTTCTGCAGGTTTCACTTATTACTGTAGTTACACAACTCATGGATGCTTTTCTCAGACCACTAGGACAAACTTCCCTTGTATCTCAGATTCTT GGAGGATTGGTATTTGGTCCATCCATGTTGGGGCACAAAAAGATGGTGACAAGAATCTTATTCCCTATGAAAGGTTCTTTAATACTTAACACAGTGGCAACTTTCTGCCTCAATTTCTTCTACTTCATATGTTGTGTAAAGATGGATACTGGAACAATGCTGAAAACAGAAAAACAAGCCATCACAATTGGTATTTCTGTATTCGCGTTCGCATTTGCAATTCCTCTTGGATTATCCTTTGCATTCACCAGTTTTGTTTCCATGGACAAAACCCTCGCGTCTGCTCTCCCGTTAATAGCCATCTCGCAAAGCTTTACTGTATTCATCAGCATATCAGTCCTTCTAACAGAGCTTAAAATCCTAAACACCAATGTCGGCCGTCTAGCATTATCATCGGCGATGTTTACTGATGTTGTTAGTCTCCCTTTGATAACAGTTATTTTTGCAGTAATGCAGGTTAAAACTGCTAATAAGAGTATAGTGACACTGCTATGGATCCTTCTATCCATAGGTGCACTCTTGGTTGTTATCTTCTATGTAATGAGGCCGACTATAATATGGTATATAAGCCGGTTAAATGGAAAGCCGATTGACGAATTTTGCATTGTCTGTATCATTCTGTGTGTTCTCTTCACTGCATTTTGCAGTGAATTCATTGGACAGCACTATTCTATGGGACCGATATTTTTAGGCTTGGCTGTTCCTGAAGGACCGCCTTTAGGATCGACTTTGATATCGAAAATGGAAACACTTACTGGTGGGTTTTTGTATCCATTATACCTTGCTGTCAGTGGATTGCAGACTGATATATTCAAAATCAACTTTCGGGCTGCTTGGATTATAACTGTCATAGTGATAGTCGCTTTTCTTGCAAAGATCATTGCTGTTATTTTGCCAGGTTATTATTACAAAGTTCCAATGAAAGATTGTGTTGTGATTGGGCTAGTTCTCAATGGCAGAGGTATAGCTGAGCTCTCCATGTACAATTTAATGAAGAACGGCCAG CTACTAACAGGACAACTGTTCTCTTTTATGGTGCTGACCCTTATATTGATAAATGGTATCATAGCACCACTGGTAAAATTGACATATAATTCTTCAGCCGAGTATCGTTCAGGAAAAAGAATTTCAATACAACATACAAAGCAAGATTCCGAGCTCCGAATCATGGTATGCTTTAACAAGAATGAAGACATCCCAACAATGTTCAACATCATAGAAGCATCGTGTGCAAGCAGAGAGAGCAATGTTGAAGTTATAGCAATTCACCTTGTAGAGCTTCTTGGAAGATCAAGGCCTCTTCTCCTTGCTCACCAACCGCATGACACGCTTCCGGTAACCAATTGTGATTCAACTCAACTCGACAATGCATTGAAGCAATATACACAGCTCAATGAAGGGTGTGCACATGTTCAATCATTCACATCAATCTGCGACTTTGACACAATCCATGAGGATGTCTGCGGAATATCCCTCGACAGAAGAGCCAACATTTTGATCATGCCATTCCACAAAAGATGGGAGATAGATGGAACGGTCGAGGTAAAGAATAGAGGAGTCCAAACAATAAACATTAAAGTCCTCGAAAGAGCCCCTTGTTCAGTCGGAATCCTCATCGACCGAGCTATCTTAAGCGGTTCTCCGTCACTTTTAATAGGTAAATCAGCATACTATGTAGGAGTACTCTTCATTGGCGGTGCAGATGATGCTGAAGCACTAGCCTATGCTAGCAGAATGGCTAGACACGAGTgtgtgaatgtatctgttattCGGTTCCTTGTTTTTGGAGAAGAGAATTCAAAAGATAGAAAATATGAAACTAATCTTGTAGATGAATATAGATATTGTAATAACAGAAATAGTAGGTTTGAGATAACCGAAGAAGTAGTGAAAGATGGAATAGAATTTTCTACGAGTGTAAGAGGAATGGTAGATTGTTTTGATTTAGTTATGGTAGGGAAGTCACATCCACAATCAGTATTGTTACATGGACATGATCAATGGAGTGAGTGTCCAGAGTTAGGTGTGATTGGTGATATGTTGGCTTCAAAGGATTTTGTGAGAAAGGCATCTGTGTTGGTTGTGCAACAACAAAGAATGGGAGGGAGATTCATTAATGCTATGCCAAGTCAGATTGTACATAACGTTCCAATGAATGAACCACCAATACCTTCTTGTACTATTTCAATAGATGAAAATGGCAGAATGTAG
- the LOC127084037 gene encoding cation/H(+) antiporter 15 isoform X1, which translates to MDIINSTVICSSPYPNSHKSVWMLGNPLASPTPLLFLQVSLITVVTQLMDAFLRPLGQTSLVSQILGGLVFGPSMLGHKKMVTRILFPMKGSLILNTVATFCLNFFYFICCVKMDTGTMLKTEKQAITIGISVFAFAFAIPLGLSFAFTSFVSMDKTLASALPLIAISQSFTVFISISVLLTELKILNTNVGRLALSSAMFTDVVSLPLITVIFAVMQVKTANKSIVTLLWILLSIGALLVVIFYVMRPTIIWYISRLNGKPIDEFCIVCIILCVLFTAFCSEFIGQHYSMGPIFLGLAVPEGPPLGSTLISKMETLTGGFLYPLYLAVSGLQTDIFKINFRAAWIITVIVIVAFLAKIIAVILPGYYYKVPMKDCVVIGLVLNGRGIAELSMYNLMKNGQLLTGQLFSFMVLTLILINGIIAPLVKLTYNSSAEYRSGKRISIQHTKQDSELRIMVCFNKNEDIPTMFNIIEASCASRESNVEVIAIHLVELLGRSRPLLLAHQPHDTLPVTNCDSTQLDNALKQYTQLNEGCAHVQSFTSICDFDTIHEDVCGISLDRRANILIMPFHKRWEIDGTVEVKNRGVQTINIKVLERAPCSVGILIDRAILSGSPSLLIGKSAYYVGVLFIGGADDAEALAYASRMARHECVNVSVIRFLVFGEENSKDRKYETNLVDEYRYCNNRNSRFEITEEVVKDGIEFSTSVRGMVDCFDLVMVGKSHPQSVLLHGHDQWSECPELGVIGDMLASKDFVRKASVLVVQQQRMGGRFINAMPSQIVHNVPMNEPPIPSCTISIDENGRM; encoded by the exons ATGGATATTATAAATTCTACAGTAATATGTTCAAGTCCTTATCCTAATTCTCACAAGAGTGTGTGGATGTTAGGCAACCCACTTGCTTCCCCCACTCCTCTTCTCTTTCTGCAGGTTTCACTTATTACTGTAGTTACACAACTCATGGATGCTTTTCTCAGACCACTAGGACAAACTTCCCTTGTATCTCAGATTCTT GGAGGATTGGTATTTGGTCCATCCATGTTGGGGCACAAAAAGATGGTGACAAGAATCTTATTCCCTATGAAAGGTTCTTTAATACTTAACACAGTGGCAACTTTCTGCCTCAATTTCTTCTACTTCATATGTTGTGTAAAGATGGATACTGGAACAATGCTGAAAACAGAAAAACAAGCCATCACAATTGGTATTTCTGTATTCGCGTTCGCATTTGCAATTCCTCTTGGATTATCCTTTGCATTCACCAGTTTTGTTTCCATGGACAAAACCCTCGCGTCTGCTCTCCCGTTAATAGCCATCTCGCAAAGCTTTACTGTATTCATCAGCATATCAGTCCTTCTAACAGAGCTTAAAATCCTAAACACCAATGTCGGCCGTCTAGCATTATCATCGGCGATGTTTACTGATGTTGTTAGTCTCCCTTTGATAACAGTTATTTTTGCAGTAATGCAGGTTAAAACTGCTAATAAGAGTATAGTGACACTGCTATGGATCCTTCTATCCATAGGTGCACTCTTGGTTGTTATCTTCTATGTAATGAGGCCGACTATAATATGGTATATAAGCCGGTTAAATGGAAAGCCGATTGACGAATTTTGCATTGTCTGTATCATTCTGTGTGTTCTCTTCACTGCATTTTGCAGTGAATTCATTGGACAGCACTATTCTATGGGACCGATATTTTTAGGCTTGGCTGTTCCTGAAGGACCGCCTTTAGGATCGACTTTGATATCGAAAATGGAAACACTTACTGGTGGGTTTTTGTATCCATTATACCTTGCTGTCAGTGGATTGCAGACTGATATATTCAAAATCAACTTTCGGGCTGCTTGGATTATAACTGTCATAGTGATAGTCGCTTTTCTTGCAAAGATCATTGCTGTTATTTTGCCAGGTTATTATTACAAAGTTCCAATGAAAGATTGTGTTGTGATTGGGCTAGTTCTCAATGGCAGAGGTATAGCTGAGCTCTCCATGTACAATTTAATGAAGAACGGCCAG CTACTAACAGGACAACTGTTCTCTTTTATGGTGCTGACCCTTATATTGATAAATGGTATCATAGCACCACTGGTAAAATTGACATATAATTCTTCAGCCGAGTATCGTTCAGGAAAAAGAATTTCAATACAACATACAAAGCAAGATTCCGAGCTCCGAATCATGGTATGCTTTAACAAGAATGAAGACATCCCAACAATGTTCAACATCATAGAAGCATCGTGTGCAAGCAGAGAGAGCAATGTTGAAGTTATAGCAATTCACCTTGTAGAGCTTCTTGGAAGATCAAGGCCTCTTCTCCTTGCTCACCAACCGCATGACACGCTTCCGGTAACCAATTGTGATTCAACTCAACTCGACAATGCATTGAAGCAATATACACAGCTCAATGAAGGGTGTGCACATGTTCAATCATTCACATCAATCTGCGACTTTGACACAATCCATGAGGATGTCTGCGGAATATCCCTCGACAGAAGAGCCAACATTTTGATCATGCCATTCCACAAAAGATGGGAGATAGATGGAACGGTCGAGGTAAAGAATAGAGGAGTCCAAACAATAAACATTAAAGTCCTCGAAAGAGCCCCTTGTTCAGTCGGAATCCTCATCGACCGAGCTATCTTAAGCGGTTCTCCGTCACTTTTAATAGGTAAATCAGCATACTATGTAGGAGTACTCTTCATTGGCGGTGCAGATGATGCTGAAGCACTAGCCTATGCTAGCAGAATGGCTAGACACGAGTgtgtgaatgtatctgttattCGGTTCCTTGTTTTTGGAGAAGAGAATTCAAAAGATAGAAAATATGAAACTAATCTTGTAGATGAATATAGATATTGTAATAACAGAAATAGTAGGTTTGAGATAACCGAAGAAGTAGTGAAAGATGGAATAGAATTTTCTACGAGTGTAAGAGGAATGGTAGATTGTTTTGATTTAGTTATGGTAGGGAAGTCACATCCACAATCAGTATTGTTACATGGACATGATCAATGGAGTGAGTGTCCAGAGTTAGGTGTGATTGGTGATATGTTGGCTTCAAAGGATTTTGTGAGAAAGGCATCTGTGTTGGTTGTGCAACAACAAAGAATGGGAGGGAGATTCATTAATGCTATGCCAAGTCAGATTGTACATAACGTTCCAATGAATGAACCACCAATACCTTCTTGTACTATTTCAATAGATGAAAATGGCAGAATGTAG